TCTCTGATCCCGCCGGCGCCCTGGTACATCCTGCCGCTGCTGATCCCGATCGAGTTCTTCTCCACCTTCCTGGTCCGGCCGTTCTCGCTCGCCGTCCGTCTCTTCGCGAACATGTTCGCCGGCCACATGCTCCTGCTGGTCTTCACGCTCGGCGGGTTCGCCATGCTCAGCGCCAACGCCTGGCTGGCGCCGGTCTCGGTGGTGTCCTGGGCGATGACGATCGCGCTGACCTTCCTCGAGTTCCTGGTGATCTGTCTGCAGGCGTACGTCTTCACGGTGCTGACTGCCAGCTACGTGCAGGGCGCGCTCGCCGAAGAGCACTGATCCACTTCGCACCAACCGTTGTCGTCCCGCGTGACCGTCACGCGTGATAACCAGGAGGAACCGCAATGAGCATCCTTGCCGAGGTAACGGGCAGCACCGCTGCCATCGGTTACGGCCTGGCCGCCATCGGCCCGGGCATCGGCGTGGGCCTGGTCTTCTCGGCCTACATCCAGTCGACGGCCCGCCAGCCGGAGTCGTCCCGGATGACCCTCCCGTACGTCTGGATCGGCTTCGCCGTCATCGAGGCCCTGGCGCTGCTCGGTATCGCCTTCGGCTTCATCTGGGCCGGCACCGCCTGATCCAGCCCCTCTGACCGGGAGGTTTTCCCATGTACTTCCTCGCCGCTGAGGGTGGTGAGACGACCCACAACCCGATCATCCCCGTCTGGCAGGAGATCGTGGTCGGTGGGATCGCCTTCATCGTGCTCTGCTTCGTGCTGATGAAGTTCGTCTTCCCCCGCATGGAGCAGACGTTCCAGGCCCGGGTCGACGCGATCGAGGGCGGCATCAAGCGCGCCGAGGCCGCCCAGGCCGAGGCGAACCAGCTGCTCGAGCAGTACCGGGCCCAGCTCGCGGAGGCGCGTACCGACGCCGCCAAGATCCGCGACGACGCCCGGGCCGACGCCGAGGGCATCCGCCAGGACATCCTCGCCAAGGCGCGCGAGGAGTCTGACCGGATCATCGCCGCCGGCAAGGATCAGCTCGCCGCGGAGCGGGCCACCATCGTGCGCGAGCTGCGCACCGAGGTCGGCACCATCGCGGTGGACCTGGCCAGCAGGATCGTCGGCGAGTCGCTCGCTGACGAGGCGCGTCGCAAGGGCACCGTGGACCGGTTCCTGAGCGGTCTCGAGAGCACGGGGGCCCGCTGATGCAGGCCGCCAGCCGGGAGTCGTACAAGGTCGCGGCCGACCGCCTCGACGCGTACGCCCGCGGCGCGGAGCCGTCGGCGGTGGCCTCCACCGCCGACGACATCCTCTCCGTCGCCGCCCTGCTGCGGCGCGAGCCGCGGCTGCGCCGGGCGCTGTCGGATCCGGCGCGCGCCAGCGAGGACCGCAGCGGGCTGCTCACCGGCATCCTGAGCGGCAAGGTCGGCGGGGACGCGCTCGACCTGCTCGGCGTGCTGGTCTCCGGCCGCTGGTCGGCCCCGTCGGAACTGCTCGACGGCGCCGAGCGGCTGGGCGTCGAGGCGCTCCTGGCGAGCGCCGACAAGGCCGGCGAGCTCGGTGAGGTCGAGGACGAGCTGTTCCGCTTCGGGCAGGTCGTCTCCGGCTCCGCGGCGCTGTCCAACGCGCTCTCCGACCCGATGGCCCCGGCCGAGCGGCGGGCCACCCTGGCCGACCAGCTGCTCGCCGGCAAGGCCCGGCCGGTCACCGTCCGCCTCGTCGAGGCCGCGCTCGCCGGCTTCGGGGGACGCTCCTTCATCGGGGCGCTCACCCGGTTGGTCGAGCTGGCCGCCGACCGGCGGGACCGTCAGGTCGCATACGTGACCGTGGCGGCGCCGCTGAGTGACGAGGAGGAGCGACGCCTCGGTGATCGCCTCTCGCAGATGTACGGTCGAGAGGTCTCCGTCAAGCAGACGGTGAACCCCGACGTGCTCGGCGGGGTGAGCGTGCGGGTCGGCTCCGACCTGTACGACGGCACCGTCCTGCGCCGCCTCAACGAGACCCGCAACGCGCTCGCGAAGCGCTGATCAGCGTCTTAGCAGCCCTGATTCGACGCCATCGGACCGGTCGGTACTAGGTATCCCGGGCCCCTGATACTTAAGGAAGCAGAGGATGGCCGAGCTGACCATCTCGACGGAGGAGATCCGCGGCGCCCTGGAGCGCTACGTCTCCTCCTACACGGCCGACGTCTCCCGTGAGGAGGTCGGCACCGTCGCCGACGCCGGCGACGGCATCGCCCACGTCGAGGGTCTGCCCTCGACCATGACCAACGAGCTCCTGGAGTTCGAGGACGGCACGCTGGGCGTGGCGCTGAACCTCGACGTCCGGGAGATCGGTGTCGTCGTCCTCGGTGACTACGGCGGGATCGAGGAGGGGCAGCGGGTCAAGCGGACCGAGCGGGTGCTCTCCGTCCCGGTCGGCGACGCCTTCCTGGGCCGCGTGGTCAACGCGCTCGGCCAGCCGATCGACGGCCTCGGCGACATCGCCAACGAGGGCTACCGCGAGCTGGAGCTGCAGGCTCCGAACGTGATGGCCCGGCAGTCGGTCTTCGAGCCGATGCAGACCGGTATCAAGGCCGTCGACGCCATGACCCCGATCGGCCGCGGCCAGCGCCAGCTGATCATCGGTGACCGGAAGACCGGCAAGACCACGGTCGCCCTGGACACGATCCTCAACCAGCGGGAGAACTGGCGCTCCGGCGACCCGAAGAAGCAGGTCCGCTGCATCTACGTCGCCGTCGGCCAGAAGGCCTCCACCATCGCCTCGATCAAGGGGACGCTGGAGGAGGCCGGCGCGATGGAGTACACCACCATCGTCGCCTCCCCGGCCTCGGACCCGGCCGGCTTCAAGTACCTCGCCCCGTACACCGGCTCGTCCATCGGCCAGCACTGGATGTACGGCGGCAAGCACGTCCTGATCGTCTTCGACGACCTGAGCAAGCAGGCCGAGGCGTACCGGGCCGTGTCGCTGCTGCTGCGCCGCCCGCCGGGCCGCGAGGCCTACCCGGGTGACGTCTTCTACCTGCACTCCCGGCTGCTGGAGCGCTGCGCCAAGCTCTCCGACGAGCTGGGCGGCGGTTCGATGACCGGTCTGCCGATCATCGAGACCAAGGCGAACGACATCTCGGCGTTCATCCCGACCAACGTCATCTCCATCACCGACGGCCAGATCTTCCTGGAGACCGACCTGTTCAACCAGGGCGTCCGGCCGGCCATCAACGTCGGCACCTCGGTCTCCCGGGTCGGTGGCGCCGCGCAGGTGAAGCCGATGAAGAAGGTCGCCGGTTCGCTGCGGCTGAACCTGGCCCAGTTCCGCGAGCTGGAGGCGTTCGCCGCCTTCGCCTCCGACCTGGACAAGGCCTCCCGGGCCCAGCTCGATCGTGGTTCCCGCCTGGTCGAGCTGCTCAAGCAGCCGAACTACTCGCCGTACCCGGTGCAGGAGCAGGTCGTCTCCGTCTGGGCCGGCACCGAGGGCAAGCTGGACGACGTCCCGGTCGGCGAGATCAAGCGCTTCGAGTCGGAGTTCCTGCAGTATCTCCGGCACAAGCACGAGGGCGTCCTGGCCGCGATCGCCGACAACAAGTGGGACGACGACATCATCGGCTCGCTCGACTCGGCCATCACGGAGTTCAAGCAGGTCTTCCTGGGCAAGGAGGACGAGGTCCGGATCAACGAGGCGCCGGCCAAGCCGCTGGAGGGCGAGGAGAACCGCGAGACGGTGACCCGCTTCCGTGAGGGCTCGACCGACCGCCCGGCTGAGAGCTGACGATGGCCGCGCAGGTTCGCGTTCTTCGTCAACGGATCCGCTCGGCGAAGTCGATGAAGAAGATCACCAAGGCGATGGAGCTCGTCGCGACGAGCCGCATCGCCAAGGCCCAGGCCCGGGTGGCGGCGTCGCTGCCGTACGCCCAGGCCATCACCGGGGTGCTCACGGCGCTGGCCTCGAACGCGCGGATCGACCACCCGCTGCTCACCCCGCGGGAGCGGGTGCGGCGGGCGGGCGTCCTGCTGGTCACCAGCGACCGCGGCCTGGCCGGCGGCTACAGCTCCAACGCGATCAAGGCCGCGGAGTCGCTGATCGCCCGGCTGAAGGCGGACGGCAAGGAGCCGGTGCTCTACGTCATCGGCCGCAAGGGCGTGACGTTCTACCGGTTCCGCAACCGGGACATCGCGGGGAGCTGGACCGGCTTCTCCGAGCAGCCGGCCTTCTCCGACGCCCGCGAGGTGGGTGAGACGCTGATCAAGGCGTTCACCGCCGGCGCGGACGACGTGGACGGGCAGGCCGGGGCGGACGGGATCGTCGGCATCGACGAGCTGCACATCGTCTACACCGAGTTCAAGTCCCTGATGACCCAGAACCCGGTCGCGAAGATCATCGGGCCGATGCAGGTCGAGGACCGGCCGCGGTCCGAGGGTCTGCTCCCGGCGTACGAGTTCGAG
This sequence is a window from Micromonospora sp. NBRC 110009. Protein-coding genes within it:
- the atpA gene encoding F0F1 ATP synthase subunit alpha; the encoded protein is MAELTISTEEIRGALERYVSSYTADVSREEVGTVADAGDGIAHVEGLPSTMTNELLEFEDGTLGVALNLDVREIGVVVLGDYGGIEEGQRVKRTERVLSVPVGDAFLGRVVNALGQPIDGLGDIANEGYRELELQAPNVMARQSVFEPMQTGIKAVDAMTPIGRGQRQLIIGDRKTGKTTVALDTILNQRENWRSGDPKKQVRCIYVAVGQKASTIASIKGTLEEAGAMEYTTIVASPASDPAGFKYLAPYTGSSIGQHWMYGGKHVLIVFDDLSKQAEAYRAVSLLLRRPPGREAYPGDVFYLHSRLLERCAKLSDELGGGSMTGLPIIETKANDISAFIPTNVISITDGQIFLETDLFNQGVRPAINVGTSVSRVGGAAQVKPMKKVAGSLRLNLAQFRELEAFAAFASDLDKASRAQLDRGSRLVELLKQPNYSPYPVQEQVVSVWAGTEGKLDDVPVGEIKRFESEFLQYLRHKHEGVLAAIADNKWDDDIIGSLDSAITEFKQVFLGKEDEVRINEAPAKPLEGEENRETVTRFREGSTDRPAES
- a CDS encoding F0F1 ATP synthase subunit gamma, giving the protein MAAQVRVLRQRIRSAKSMKKITKAMELVATSRIAKAQARVAASLPYAQAITGVLTALASNARIDHPLLTPRERVRRAGVLLVTSDRGLAGGYSSNAIKAAESLIARLKADGKEPVLYVIGRKGVTFYRFRNRDIAGSWTGFSEQPAFSDAREVGETLIKAFTAGADDVDGQAGADGIVGIDELHIVYTEFKSLMTQNPVAKIIGPMQVEDRPRSEGLLPAYEFEPEAEALLDALLPKYINTRIYAALLESAASESAARRRAMKSATDNAEEMIDKYTREMNSARQAGITQEISEIVGGANALAAAGSEV
- a CDS encoding F0F1 ATP synthase subunit B, which produces MYFLAAEGGETTHNPIIPVWQEIVVGGIAFIVLCFVLMKFVFPRMEQTFQARVDAIEGGIKRAEAAQAEANQLLEQYRAQLAEARTDAAKIRDDARADAEGIRQDILAKAREESDRIIAAGKDQLAAERATIVRELRTEVGTIAVDLASRIVGESLADEARRKGTVDRFLSGLESTGAR
- a CDS encoding F0F1 ATP synthase subunit delta, encoding MQAASRESYKVAADRLDAYARGAEPSAVASTADDILSVAALLRREPRLRRALSDPARASEDRSGLLTGILSGKVGGDALDLLGVLVSGRWSAPSELLDGAERLGVEALLASADKAGELGEVEDELFRFGQVVSGSAALSNALSDPMAPAERRATLADQLLAGKARPVTVRLVEAALAGFGGRSFIGALTRLVELAADRRDRQVAYVTVAAPLSDEEERRLGDRLSQMYGREVSVKQTVNPDVLGGVSVRVGSDLYDGTVLRRLNETRNALAKR
- a CDS encoding ATP synthase subunit c family protein, with the translated sequence MSILAEVTGSTAAIGYGLAAIGPGIGVGLVFSAYIQSTARQPESSRMTLPYVWIGFAVIEALALLGIAFGFIWAGTA